The Hymenobacter baengnokdamensis genome includes a region encoding these proteins:
- the rplK gene encoding 50S ribosomal protein L11, with the protein MAKEIRGYLKLQVKGGSANPAPPIGPALGSKGLNIMEFCKQFNARTQDKAGQICPVLITMYTDKSFDFVIKTPPVPVLLMDAAKLQNGSKEPNRNKVGSVTWDQVRTIAETKMPDLNAFKVESAMKQVAGTARSMGITVKGDSPFAE; encoded by the coding sequence ATGGCCAAAGAAATTAGAGGTTACCTGAAACTTCAGGTAAAGGGAGGCTCCGCGAATCCCGCGCCGCCGATTGGACCTGCGCTTGGTAGTAAAGGCTTGAATATCATGGAGTTTTGCAAGCAGTTTAATGCGCGCACCCAGGATAAAGCCGGCCAAATCTGCCCCGTCCTGATTACGATGTACACCGATAAGTCTTTTGACTTCGTCATCAAGACTCCTCCGGTACCGGTTCTCCTGATGGATGCCGCCAAGTTGCAGAACGGCTCGAAAGAGCCTAACCGTAACAAAGTGGGCTCGGTAACCTGGGACCAGGTTCGGACCATCGCCGAAACCAAAATGCCCGACCTGAACGCTTTCAAAGTGGAGTCGGCCATGAAGCAGGTAGCCGGTACGGCTCGCAGCATGGGTATCACCGTGAAGGGCGACTCGCCTTTTGCTGAATAA
- the nusG gene encoding transcription termination/antitermination protein NusG yields MGELKWYVVRSVSGQEKKAKTYMETEVGRHNLQELLPQVLIPVEKVFEMRNGKKRVRERNLYPGYIIIHSDLTHGEVQNIITSTPGVIGFLGDKETKTTNAKPVPLSLNEVNRLLGVVDEAEEKTAELETPFTVGELVKVIDGPFNGFSGNVNEVFEERKKLNVIVKIFGRAQPVELSYTQVEKE; encoded by the coding sequence ATGGGTGAATTGAAATGGTATGTGGTACGCTCGGTGAGCGGCCAAGAGAAAAAAGCCAAAACGTATATGGAGACCGAAGTTGGTCGCCACAACTTGCAGGAGCTGCTTCCGCAGGTGCTGATTCCGGTTGAGAAGGTGTTTGAGATGCGCAACGGCAAGAAGCGCGTGCGCGAGCGCAACCTGTATCCCGGCTATATTATTATTCATTCGGACCTGACGCACGGTGAGGTGCAGAATATCATCACCTCCACGCCGGGCGTAATTGGTTTTCTGGGCGATAAGGAAACCAAGACGACCAACGCCAAGCCAGTGCCTTTGTCGCTGAACGAGGTAAACCGCCTGCTGGGCGTAGTTGACGAGGCCGAAGAAAAGACAGCCGAACTGGAAACTCCTTTCACGGTTGGTGAGCTGGTAAAAGTTATTGATGGTCCGTTCAACGGCTTCAGCGGCAACGTCAACGAAGTATTTGAGGAGCGTAAGAAACTGAATGTTATCGTGAAAATTTTCGGCCGCGCTCAGCCCGTAGAGTTGAGCTACACGCAGGTCGAGAAAGAGTAA
- a CDS encoding M1 family metallopeptidase: protein MRFIIPASFIVCVAIALPSRGQSTGGSSKDNHKKAVEAPVAPASASITVPSWLPPTAPLQPAATQLTDVLDTKLDVRFDYAHQYLLGTAVLTLRPHFYAQSDLKLDAKGFDIKSVQLLSGKAPKVLTYKYDGRRLTIALDHAYSREQPYQVRIAYVAKPNELPAGGSEAITAAKGLYFINPLGKEANKPRQIWTQGETQSSSCWFPTIDEPNQRMTQEIVMTVEDQFKTLSNGLLIASRKNADGSRTDTWRQTLPAAPYLTMMAVGDFAVVADTWHGKAVDYYVEPKYKSTAKAVFGRTPEMMDFFSKKLGIDYPWEKYSQIAVRDYVSGAMENATATVHGATIQATRRELLDAAYETSESIIAHELFHHWFGDYVTCESWSNLPLNESFANYSQYLWAEYKYGADAAALVQQQDLAHYLEEAESKREPLIRYHYANREDMFDRHSYEKGGRVLHMLRKYIGDDAFFAGLNHYLTKNKLTAVEISKLRTAFEETTGEDLHWFFDQWFMQRGHPELKITHSYSNGQVLLHVQQTQDTLFQPVFRLPVAVTVWQKEKPTEHRITITKADQTFSFLAADKPTMVKFDSEGQLLAQLDEERSMEELVFQFYHARSYLQKYEAMDLLQNKTTDFGVSGLFRNALTDNFFAVRRTALDHLRGYRGPSANAVRAEIQHLATTDPNSAVRAQALITLASFPGENYASTYLTALRDSSYLVEASAIDALAKLPTSPARTQLAALDNTTNSTLLVSLAGYYAQRGSIDQYAWFMRRLPDLTDTDLYTYLQAFGAFMVQMPVIEREKGVQTLETIARTHPQYFVRLGAYKGLMVLAPSQPDLKAVLLDIKSKETDERLKAFYNLM, encoded by the coding sequence ATGCGATTTATAATTCCCGCTAGTTTTATTGTTTGTGTAGCGATTGCCCTGCCTTCCCGAGGCCAGTCGACTGGTGGCTCAAGCAAGGATAATCATAAGAAAGCGGTTGAGGCTCCCGTCGCGCCTGCTTCGGCCAGTATCACCGTCCCTTCGTGGCTGCCGCCCACCGCGCCCCTGCAGCCGGCCGCTACCCAGCTCACGGATGTACTGGATACCAAGCTCGATGTGCGTTTTGATTACGCGCACCAGTATCTGCTTGGAACGGCGGTGCTTACGCTACGCCCGCATTTTTATGCCCAAAGCGATTTGAAGCTTGACGCCAAAGGCTTTGATATAAAAAGTGTGCAGCTGCTAAGCGGGAAAGCACCCAAGGTTCTGACGTATAAGTACGATGGCCGTCGGCTTACCATTGCCCTCGACCACGCGTACTCACGGGAGCAGCCTTATCAGGTACGCATTGCCTACGTAGCTAAGCCCAATGAGCTGCCGGCCGGTGGTAGCGAAGCCATTACGGCGGCCAAGGGCCTGTATTTTATTAATCCGCTGGGCAAGGAGGCCAACAAGCCCCGGCAAATCTGGACGCAGGGTGAGACGCAAAGCAGCTCCTGCTGGTTTCCGACCATCGACGAGCCAAACCAGCGCATGACCCAGGAGATTGTAATGACGGTCGAGGACCAGTTCAAAACGCTTTCCAATGGCCTGCTGATAGCCTCCCGAAAGAATGCCGACGGCTCGCGCACCGATACCTGGCGCCAAACCCTGCCCGCCGCCCCTTACCTCACCATGATGGCCGTTGGCGACTTTGCCGTAGTAGCCGATACCTGGCACGGCAAAGCGGTTGACTACTATGTAGAGCCCAAGTATAAGAGCACAGCTAAAGCCGTTTTTGGGCGCACGCCCGAAATGATGGACTTCTTTTCCAAAAAGCTCGGCATTGACTATCCGTGGGAGAAATATTCGCAGATAGCAGTACGCGACTATGTGAGTGGGGCTATGGAAAATGCGACTGCTACGGTCCACGGTGCTACCATCCAGGCCACCCGCCGCGAGCTGCTCGATGCTGCCTACGAGACCTCCGAGTCCATTATTGCCCACGAGCTATTTCACCACTGGTTTGGCGACTACGTCACCTGCGAGTCGTGGAGCAACCTGCCGCTCAATGAGAGCTTTGCTAACTACTCGCAGTATCTCTGGGCCGAGTACAAATACGGCGCCGATGCCGCGGCACTGGTGCAGCAGCAGGACTTGGCCCATTACCTCGAAGAAGCCGAGTCGAAGCGCGAGCCGCTCATCCGCTACCATTATGCCAACCGCGAGGATATGTTCGACCGCCATTCCTACGAGAAGGGGGGACGGGTATTGCATATGCTGCGTAAATATATAGGTGATGATGCATTTTTTGCCGGCCTCAATCATTACCTCACCAAAAACAAGCTCACCGCCGTTGAAATCAGCAAGCTGCGCACGGCTTTCGAAGAAACGACGGGCGAAGACCTGCACTGGTTCTTCGACCAGTGGTTTATGCAGCGCGGTCATCCCGAGCTGAAAATCACCCATTCCTACAGCAACGGTCAGGTGCTGCTGCATGTGCAGCAAACGCAGGATACGCTCTTCCAGCCAGTGTTTCGCCTGCCGGTAGCCGTTACGGTGTGGCAAAAGGAGAAGCCTACCGAGCACCGCATCACTATCACGAAAGCCGACCAGACCTTCTCTTTCCTCGCTGCCGATAAGCCCACAATGGTGAAATTCGATAGCGAAGGCCAACTGCTGGCTCAACTAGACGAAGAGCGTAGTATGGAGGAGCTGGTATTTCAGTTTTACCACGCCCGCAGCTACTTGCAGAAATATGAGGCAATGGACCTGCTGCAAAATAAGACGACCGACTTTGGCGTCAGCGGCCTGTTTCGCAATGCGCTGACTGATAACTTCTTCGCCGTGCGCCGCACGGCGCTCGACCATCTGCGCGGCTACCGCGGTCCGTCGGCCAACGCCGTGCGGGCCGAAATTCAGCATCTGGCTACCACCGACCCGAATAGTGCCGTGCGGGCGCAGGCGCTTATCACGCTGGCTTCCTTCCCCGGCGAAAATTACGCCTCCACTTACCTCACGGCGCTGCGCGACAGCTCTTACCTGGTGGAGGCTAGCGCTATTGATGCCCTTGCCAAACTCCCTACCTCGCCTGCCCGCACCCAGCTGGCGGCCCTAGATAATACAACTAATTCTACCCTGCTTGTGTCGCTGGCCGGCTATTATGCCCAGCGCGGCAGCATCGACCAGTACGCCTGGTTTATGCGCCGTCTGCCCGACCTCACCGACACCGACCTCTATACCTACCTGCAGGCATTTGGCGCCTTTATGGTGCAGATGCCCGTCATTGAGCGCGAAAAGGGAGTACAAACCCTGGAGACCATTGCCCGTACCCATCCCCAATACTTCGTGCGGCTGGGGGCATATAAAGGCCTCATGGTGCTCGCACCCAGCCAGCCCGACCTTAAAGCAGTGCTGCTTGACATAAAAAGTAAAGAAACGGATGAGCGGCTCAAAGCATTTTATAACTTAATGTGA
- the secE gene encoding preprotein translocase subunit SecE: MAKLNNYFRDTIEEMRYNVTWPSTTELQKSAGLVLIGSLVFAAVVGLMDVSFNTALNAFYQTFAR, translated from the coding sequence ATGGCTAAGCTGAACAACTATTTCCGCGACACCATCGAGGAAATGCGTTACAACGTAACGTGGCCCTCAACTACCGAGCTGCAAAAGAGCGCCGGTCTGGTGCTGATTGGCTCCCTCGTGTTCGCCGCCGTGGTGGGCCTGATGGACGTGAGCTTTAACACCGCCCTGAACGCATTTTATCAAACTTTCGCCCGCTAG
- the tuf gene encoding elongation factor Tu — protein sequence MAKENFDRSKPHVNIGTIGHVDHGKTTLTAAITTVLANQGLAEKRDFSSIDNAPEEKERGITINTAHVEYSTANRHYAHVDCPGHADYVKNMVTGAAQMDGAILVVAATDGPMPQTREHILLARQVGVPQLVVFMNKVDMVDDPELLELVEMEIRELLSFYNFDGDNIPVIQGSALGGLNGDANWVPKINELMAAVDSFIPIPARLTDLPFLMPVEDVFSITGRGTVATGRIERGIINSGEQVDILGMGAAEGLKSTVTGVEMFRKILDRGEAGDNVGLLLRGIEKEAIRRGMVICKPGSVKPHQKFKAEVYVLSKEEGGRHTPFFNNYRPQFYLRTTDVTGIITLPEGVEMVMPGDNITITVELISKVAMEKGLRFAIREGGRTVGAGQVTEILD from the coding sequence ATGGCTAAAGAAAATTTCGACCGGTCGAAGCCGCACGTAAACATCGGCACCATCGGTCACGTTGACCACGGCAAGACGACCCTGACCGCAGCTATCACCACGGTGCTGGCTAACCAGGGTCTGGCTGAAAAGCGCGACTTCTCCTCGATTGACAACGCCCCCGAGGAAAAAGAGCGTGGTATCACCATCAACACCGCCCACGTAGAGTACTCTACCGCCAACCGTCACTATGCGCACGTTGACTGCCCCGGTCACGCTGACTATGTGAAGAACATGGTAACGGGTGCTGCCCAAATGGACGGCGCTATCCTCGTGGTAGCTGCTACCGACGGCCCAATGCCCCAGACCCGTGAGCACATCCTGCTCGCCCGTCAGGTAGGTGTTCCCCAACTGGTAGTGTTCATGAACAAAGTGGACATGGTGGATGACCCCGAGCTGCTTGAGCTGGTGGAAATGGAAATCCGCGAACTCCTCTCGTTCTACAACTTCGACGGCGACAACATTCCGGTTATCCAGGGCTCGGCGCTGGGCGGCCTGAACGGCGATGCCAACTGGGTTCCCAAAATCAACGAGCTGATGGCTGCAGTGGATTCGTTTATTCCGATTCCTGCCCGTCTGACCGACTTGCCTTTCCTGATGCCAGTAGAGGACGTGTTCTCGATTACGGGTCGTGGCACGGTTGCTACCGGTCGTATCGAGCGCGGTATCATCAACTCGGGCGAGCAGGTTGACATCCTGGGTATGGGTGCTGCTGAAGGCCTGAAGTCGACGGTAACGGGTGTGGAAATGTTCCGCAAAATCCTGGACCGCGGCGAAGCTGGTGACAACGTAGGTCTGCTGCTCCGTGGCATTGAGAAAGAAGCCATCCGTCGCGGCATGGTTATCTGCAAGCCCGGCTCGGTAAAGCCTCACCAGAAGTTCAAGGCTGAGGTATACGTGCTCTCGAAAGAGGAAGGCGGCCGCCACACTCCTTTCTTCAACAACTACCGTCCGCAGTTCTACCTGCGTACCACCGACGTTACCGGCATCATCACCCTCCCCGAGGGCGTTGAAATGGTAATGCCCGGCGATAACATCACCATCACGGTGGAGCTTATCAGCAAAGTGGCAATGGAGAAAGGCCTCCGCTTCGCTATCCGTGAAGGTGGCCGTACGGTAGGTGCCGGTCAGGTAACCGAAATCCTCGACTAG
- the rpoB gene encoding DNA-directed RNA polymerase subunit beta — MTGASERINFAKIKKVIEYPDFLDVQVQSFQEFFQLETAAASRTNEGLFKVFAENFPISDSRENFVLNFIDYHVDPPKYTVDECIDRGLTYAVPLKAKLQLICNDKDNEDFQTIEQEVFLGNIPYMTEKGSFVINGAERVIVSQLHRSPGVFFAQSKHTNGTKLYSARIIPFKGSWIEFATDVNNVMYAYIDRKKKFPVTTLLRAIGYGTDKDILDLFGLSEEVKADKKSLKKAVGRKLAARVLRTWTEDFVDEDTGEVVSIDRNEVLLERDSTINEEDIDTIVEAGAKSVILHKENVNIADFAIIYNTLQKDNSNSEKEAVEQIYRQLRNTEAPDEETARDIIQKLFFSDKRYDLGEVGRYRINKKLQIDMSQESRVLTNQDIVLIVKYLIGLINSKAIVDDIDHLSNRRVRTVGEQLYAQFGVGLARMARTIKERMNVRDNEDFKPVDLINARTLSSVINSFFGTNQLSQFMDQTNPLAEVTHKRRVSALGPGGLSRERAGFEVRDVHYTHYGRLCTIETPEGPNIGLISSLCVHARVNSMGFIETPYRHVKAGTVDMTSNVKFLTAEEEDTHHIAQANSLLSEEGKMTQQLVKGRFEGDFPVVAPDEYTYMDVAPNQIVSVAASLIPFLEHDDANRALMGSNMQRQAVPLLRPEAPIVGTGLEGRTAIDSRALIIAEGEGVVDSVDANRIIIKYDLSDDDVAVSFDAERKTYSLIKFRRTNQDTCLNLTPLVKNGERVTKGQVLCEGYGTNRGELALGRNMQVAFMPWQGYNFEDAIVISERVVRDDIFTSIHIEEFELEVRETKRGEEELTSEIPNVSEEAVRNLDDNGIIRLGAEVKEGDILIGKITPKGETDPTPEEKLLRAIFGDKAGDVKDASLKAPPSLNGVVIGTKLFSRPKKDKNLRAKSKKEVEDLKEGYARELRGVKAIMIDKLVGLLEGKTSQGIKHRFGDDVLTKGVKFNRKNISEALFPDKNAYRDESNYAVPEEVNLFKDLQLEGWTADARVNELLLRLVKNYAKRRNTITARFKRERFTLEVGDELPAGIVQLAKVYIAKKRKLKVGDKMAGRHGNKGVVARIVRDEDMPFLPDGTPMDIVLNPLGVPSRMNIGQIYETVLGWAGLKMGRTYATPIFDGATEDEVARELTEAGLPDWGRAYLHDGLTGDRFDQPVTVGVIYMLKLGHLVDDKMHARSIGPYSLITQQPLGGKAQFGGQRFGEMEVWALEAFGASNVLQEILTVKSDDVVGRAKAYEAIVKGDVLPKPNIPESFNVLIHELRGLALEITLE; from the coding sequence CTGACTGGGGCCAGTGAGCGAATCAATTTCGCCAAGATTAAGAAAGTTATCGAGTACCCGGACTTTCTGGACGTGCAGGTGCAGTCGTTCCAGGAGTTCTTTCAGCTCGAAACAGCCGCTGCCAGCCGCACGAATGAAGGCTTGTTCAAGGTATTTGCCGAGAACTTCCCGATTTCGGACTCGCGCGAAAACTTCGTGCTGAACTTTATCGATTATCACGTTGACCCACCCAAGTATACGGTGGATGAGTGCATCGACCGCGGCCTGACCTATGCCGTGCCGCTGAAGGCGAAGCTGCAGCTCATTTGCAACGACAAGGACAACGAGGACTTCCAGACTATTGAGCAGGAGGTTTTCCTGGGCAATATTCCGTACATGACGGAAAAAGGCTCGTTTGTTATTAACGGTGCCGAGCGCGTTATCGTATCGCAATTGCACCGCTCGCCGGGCGTTTTCTTCGCTCAGAGCAAGCACACGAACGGTACTAAGCTGTATTCGGCCCGCATTATTCCGTTCAAAGGCTCGTGGATTGAATTTGCCACGGACGTGAACAACGTGATGTACGCCTACATCGACCGCAAGAAGAAATTCCCGGTTACTACGCTGTTGCGCGCTATCGGCTACGGCACGGACAAGGACATTCTGGACTTGTTTGGCCTTAGCGAAGAAGTGAAAGCCGACAAGAAGAGCCTCAAAAAGGCCGTTGGCCGTAAGCTGGCCGCCCGGGTGCTGCGCACCTGGACGGAAGACTTCGTGGACGAGGATACCGGGGAGGTAGTTTCTATCGACCGGAACGAAGTGCTGCTGGAGCGCGACTCGACCATCAACGAGGAAGATATTGACACCATTGTGGAGGCCGGTGCTAAATCGGTGATTCTGCACAAGGAGAATGTGAATATTGCGGATTTTGCAATTATTTACAACACCTTGCAGAAGGACAACTCCAACTCGGAGAAAGAAGCCGTTGAGCAGATTTACCGTCAGCTCCGCAACACCGAGGCGCCCGACGAAGAAACCGCTCGTGATATTATCCAGAAGCTGTTCTTCTCCGACAAGCGCTACGACCTTGGGGAAGTAGGCCGCTACCGGATTAACAAGAAGCTCCAGATTGACATGAGTCAGGAGTCGCGGGTATTGACTAATCAGGATATTGTACTGATTGTGAAGTACCTGATTGGCCTGATTAACTCGAAGGCGATTGTCGATGACATTGACCACTTGAGCAATCGCCGTGTGCGCACAGTGGGTGAGCAGCTCTACGCCCAGTTCGGCGTGGGCCTGGCCCGTATGGCACGTACCATCAAGGAGCGCATGAACGTGCGCGACAACGAAGACTTCAAGCCGGTTGACCTGATTAATGCCCGCACGCTTTCGAGCGTGATTAACTCGTTCTTCGGCACCAACCAGCTGTCGCAGTTCATGGACCAGACCAACCCGCTGGCCGAGGTGACGCACAAGCGTCGCGTTTCGGCGCTCGGGCCGGGAGGTTTGAGCCGGGAGCGCGCTGGTTTCGAGGTGCGTGACGTTCACTACACGCACTACGGCCGCCTGTGCACCATTGAAACGCCGGAAGGCCCGAACATTGGTCTGATTTCGTCACTCTGCGTGCACGCCCGCGTAAACTCGATGGGTTTCATCGAAACGCCTTACCGCCACGTAAAAGCTGGTACGGTAGACATGACTTCTAATGTGAAGTTCCTGACTGCCGAAGAAGAAGACACGCACCACATTGCCCAGGCCAACTCGCTGCTAAGCGAGGAAGGTAAAATGACGCAGCAGTTGGTGAAAGGTCGTTTTGAAGGTGACTTCCCGGTGGTAGCACCGGATGAGTATACCTACATGGACGTAGCCCCAAACCAGATTGTATCGGTTGCTGCTTCGCTGATTCCGTTCCTGGAGCACGATGACGCCAACCGGGCGCTCATGGGCTCGAACATGCAGCGCCAGGCGGTGCCGCTGCTCCGTCCCGAGGCCCCGATTGTGGGCACGGGTCTGGAAGGCCGTACGGCCATCGACTCGCGCGCGCTAATCATCGCCGAGGGCGAAGGCGTGGTTGACTCGGTTGACGCTAACCGCATTATTATTAAGTACGACCTGTCGGACGACGATGTGGCTGTAAGCTTTGACGCTGAGCGTAAAACGTACAGCCTCATTAAGTTCCGTCGTACCAACCAGGATACCTGCCTCAACCTCACGCCGCTGGTGAAAAACGGCGAGCGCGTAACCAAAGGCCAGGTGCTTTGCGAAGGCTATGGTACCAACCGCGGCGAGCTGGCCCTAGGCCGCAACATGCAGGTTGCCTTCATGCCGTGGCAGGGCTACAACTTCGAGGACGCCATCGTCATCTCGGAGCGCGTAGTACGCGACGATATCTTTACTTCGATTCACATCGAAGAGTTTGAGCTGGAAGTGCGCGAGACCAAGCGCGGCGAAGAAGAGCTGACTTCGGAAATTCCGAACGTGAGTGAGGAAGCCGTTCGCAACCTCGACGACAACGGCATTATCCGCCTTGGGGCGGAGGTGAAGGAAGGCGATATCCTCATCGGCAAGATTACGCCGAAGGGCGAAACCGACCCGACTCCGGAAGAGAAACTGCTCCGCGCCATCTTCGGCGACAAAGCCGGCGACGTGAAGGATGCTTCACTTAAGGCGCCCCCCTCCCTGAATGGGGTAGTTATCGGCACCAAACTCTTCTCGCGGCCCAAGAAGGACAAAAACCTTCGTGCCAAGTCGAAGAAAGAAGTAGAAGATTTGAAGGAAGGCTATGCCCGTGAATTGCGCGGCGTGAAGGCGATAATGATTGATAAGCTGGTAGGCTTGCTGGAAGGCAAGACGAGCCAGGGCATCAAGCACCGCTTTGGCGACGACGTGCTGACGAAAGGCGTGAAGTTCAACCGGAAAAACATCAGCGAGGCGCTGTTCCCCGATAAGAATGCTTATCGCGACGAAAGCAACTACGCGGTGCCGGAAGAAGTGAACCTCTTCAAAGACCTGCAGCTGGAAGGCTGGACCGCGGATGCTCGCGTGAATGAGCTGCTGCTCCGCCTGGTGAAAAACTACGCCAAGCGCCGCAACACCATCACGGCTCGCTTCAAGCGGGAGCGCTTCACGCTGGAAGTTGGCGACGAGCTGCCCGCCGGCATTGTTCAATTAGCGAAAGTCTATATTGCCAAGAAGCGCAAGCTGAAAGTAGGTGATAAGATGGCCGGCCGCCACGGTAACAAAGGGGTAGTAGCCCGTATCGTGCGCGATGAGGACATGCCCTTCCTGCCCGACGGCACCCCGATGGACATTGTGCTCAACCCGCTCGGCGTACCGAGCCGGATGAACATCGGTCAGATTTACGAAACCGTACTCGGTTGGGCTGGTCTGAAAATGGGGCGCACTTATGCAACCCCGATTTTCGACGGCGCTACCGAAGACGAAGTTGCCCGTGAGTTGACCGAAGCTGGCCTGCCCGACTGGGGCCGTGCCTATCTGCACGACGGCCTGACCGGCGACCGCTTCGACCAGCCGGTAACCGTGGGTGTGATTTACATGCTCAAGCTTGGCCACCTGGTTGACGACAAGATGCACGCGCGTTCTATCGGGCCATACTCGCTCATCACGCAGCAGCCGCTGGGTGGTAAGGCACAGTTCGGTGGCCAGCGCTTCGGCGAGATGGAAGTGTGGGCACTGGAGGCCTTCGGTGCTTCCAACGTGCTCCAGGAAATCCTGACGGTGAAGTCGGACGACGTAGTAGGCCGGGCCAAAGCGTACGAAGCCATTGTAAAAGGCGACGTATTGCCCAAGCCGAATATTCCCGAGTCGTTCAACGTGTTGATTCACGAGCTACGCGGTCTGGCGCTGGAAATCACGCTGGAGTAG
- the rplA gene encoding 50S ribosomal protein L1, translated as MAAISKKRKEALAKHDLTQVRSLLEAAQVVKDITYTKFDASVDIDVRLGVDPRKADQMVRGVATLPHGTGKTVRVLALVPADKEAEATAAGADFVGLDDYIAKIEKGWTDIDVIITMPSVMAKVGRLGRVLGPRGLMPNPKSGTVTTDVAKAVQEVKAGKIDFKVDKTGIIHCSVGKVSFDPSKLAENALEVIQTLGRLKPSSSKGTYIRSITLSSTMSPAVPVDSTVSSAN; from the coding sequence ATGGCAGCAATCAGCAAAAAGCGCAAGGAAGCCCTTGCCAAGCATGACCTGACGCAGGTACGCAGCCTGCTCGAAGCCGCGCAAGTGGTGAAGGACATTACGTACACCAAGTTCGACGCCTCGGTTGATATCGACGTTCGCCTCGGTGTAGACCCCCGCAAAGCCGACCAGATGGTGCGTGGCGTAGCCACCCTGCCCCACGGCACTGGCAAAACCGTTCGCGTACTGGCCCTGGTGCCTGCCGATAAGGAAGCCGAAGCTACCGCCGCCGGTGCCGACTTCGTAGGTCTGGACGACTACATTGCTAAAATCGAAAAAGGCTGGACCGACATCGACGTAATTATCACCATGCCTTCGGTAATGGCGAAAGTTGGTCGCCTCGGTCGCGTACTTGGCCCGCGTGGTCTGATGCCAAACCCGAAGTCGGGTACGGTAACGACCGACGTAGCTAAGGCGGTGCAGGAAGTGAAGGCTGGTAAAATCGACTTCAAAGTTGACAAAACCGGTATCATTCACTGCTCGGTAGGTAAAGTATCGTTCGACCCCAGCAAGCTGGCTGAGAACGCACTGGAAGTGATTCAGACGCTCGGTCGCCTGAAGCCATCTTCTTCGAAAGGTACCTACATCCGCAGCATCACGCTCAGCAGCACTATGTCGCCGGCCGTACCGGTTGACAGCACGGTTTCTTCCGCTAACTAA
- the rplL gene encoding 50S ribosomal protein L7/L12 — MADLKAFAEQLVSLTVKEVNELAGILKDEYGIEPAAAAPAPASNGGGAAAAEAPEEKTTFDVILKAAGGAKLQVVKLVKDLTGLGLKEAKELVDGAPKPLKEGVTKDEAEGLKKQLEEAGAEVEVK; from the coding sequence ATGGCCGATTTGAAAGCCTTCGCTGAGCAGCTTGTTAGCCTCACCGTTAAAGAAGTAAACGAACTCGCTGGTATCCTGAAAGACGAGTATGGCATCGAGCCTGCTGCTGCCGCTCCTGCTCCTGCCAGCAACGGTGGTGGCGCCGCTGCTGCTGAGGCTCCTGAGGAGAAAACCACGTTTGACGTAATCCTGAAAGCTGCCGGTGGCGCTAAGCTGCAGGTAGTTAAGCTGGTAAAAGACCTGACCGGCCTGGGCCTGAAAGAAGCCAAGGAACTGGTTGACGGTGCTCCCAAGCCCCTGAAAGAAGGTGTTACCAAGGATGAGGCCGAAGGCCTGAAGAAGCAGCTCGAAGAAGCTGGTGCTGAAGTAGAAGTTAAGTAG
- the rplJ gene encoding 50S ribosomal protein L10, giving the protein MNREEKQALVDELSEKFQSHNAFYIADASGMSVAKINDFRRLCFNRGMEFKVYKNSFIRKALDTLGGDTSEMDAALKGQSGVLFSKESGNAPAKLLKDFYKAQSYGRGVTPKPALKGAFIDASIYIGADQLEGLTTIKGKQELLGELIGLLQSPAKNVISALSSGGNKLAGILKTLSEKEEAAG; this is encoded by the coding sequence ATGAATCGGGAAGAAAAACAAGCCCTCGTGGATGAGTTGAGCGAGAAGTTTCAGTCGCACAACGCATTCTATATTGCCGATGCCTCGGGCATGTCGGTAGCGAAAATCAATGACTTCCGTCGCCTCTGCTTCAACCGCGGCATGGAATTCAAGGTGTATAAGAACTCGTTCATCCGCAAAGCGCTCGACACCCTCGGTGGCGACACCAGCGAGATGGACGCAGCGCTGAAAGGCCAGTCGGGCGTATTGTTCTCGAAAGAGAGTGGTAATGCCCCGGCCAAGCTGCTGAAGGACTTCTACAAAGCCCAGTCTTATGGTCGTGGCGTAACGCCGAAGCCCGCGCTGAAAGGGGCCTTTATCGACGCCAGCATTTATATCGGTGCTGACCAGCTCGAAGGCCTTACCACCATCAAAGGCAAGCAGGAGCTGCTCGGTGAACTCATCGGCCTGCTGCAATCGCCCGCCAAAAACGTTATCTCTGCTCTGTCGAGTGGCGGCAACAAGCTGGCTGGCATCCTCAAAACGCTTTCCGAAAAAGAAGAAGCTGCTGGCTAA